The Spirochaetota bacterium nucleotide sequence ACATGAATCAAAAAAAAATACAATTTTTTTACTAAAATTAATAGTGAGCCCACGACCAGAATCGAACTGGTGACCTTTTGCTTACCATGCAAATGCTCTGCCACTGAGCTACGTGGGCTTTTGTAAAATATATAATATATACAATTTAAATAAAATATTCCTAAAAAAAGACATTATTTGTCAAGATTTTTTGTAATTAATTTCATAATGATACTTTACGACCTCAACTCCCCTACAATCTTCCTAAAGTGATTAAACTCTTAACCATTATCAAATGGCGATAGTTTAATGCTGAAAGGTAACATTTGGTCCATTGCTTGAACAATGGTATTTGTTTATGCGTTTTTGCGCTTTTACCTTTTAATGTCAATAGCCATGCACCCGTAACGATATTATTTTTCTCCCGTAATTAATAAACTAATCTAATATTTTATAAATTTTTCTGCAAAAACTGCAACAGCTTTTCAGCTATAAGCATTCCCTGGTCAATAAATTCAGGACCGTAATTTATGCCTGTTTTAGATCGGAATGTATAGCGAATAGTATTAATATGTGCCACACCTTGAGGAAAATGTTTAACAATATCTTTAAGTGAAATATTCATTGTTGCAATCATATCCCAGATTGTGTATACAAAATTATCAGGGCCCCATCTAAACTTATCAGCATCATATAGAGCGTTTGAAACAAGCATCATATCACTATTATCAACTATCTGATATTCTTTGAAAGCTTCATGGTTGAGTATAGCAAATGTGATAGTTTCTATATCGTTATGAGGAATAATATGCGATAGATGGGTGCGGACATACTCTGCAGCTTTTGCTGGATGATTTTTTTTATCACGATAGTAATCATGAAGAAACCCTGCTATGAGTGCAAGCATCGCCAGGTGTATTGACCTTCCTGAGACGCCTTTTTCTTTAAGGACTATCGCCGCCGATTCTATTGCCACTTTTTCTGCATGATAGTAACTGTGTCCAAGTGATGTCCCCTTTTTGCGCATACATTCGGCACAGTATGCAATGATTGATGATGTATCATAAATTTTTTTAGCAATGGCAATATATCGATAGCTATCGACATAAAACTTAGGTGCAGGCAAAGTGCCAGCAAAGGATTTAACAAACTGCTTTCCTCTGCTGATAACATCCTGCTGCATTTCCTACCTTTCTTAATTAAATGATTGTGTCACTTTAAGCATACGTCTTCCTGTGAAACAACTTTGTTAAGCGGGTACTCAATTATCCCGTCAGCACCAGCGTTGATAAGTTTGGGGATAAGATCGCGCACCACCGATTCGTTGATAACACTTTCAACCGAAAACCATGTTGCATTATATAATTTTGATATCGTTGGCGAGGTTAAGCTTGGTATGAGCTTAATAACATCAGGGAGCTTATCTTCGGGGACATTCATTTTAATGCCCACAAGATTATTTGCATTCAACGCACCACGCAACAGCAGGGCAATCTGTTTAATCTTTGCACGCTTGACTTTGTCGTTCATACTCTGTTTGTTGGCAATGAGCTTGGTATTTGTTTCAAGCAAGGTGTAAATTATTTTAAGCCCATGAGCTTTTATTGTGGAGCCTGTTTCAGTGACTTCAACAATAGCATCAACCAGTCCTTCAACAACTTTGGCCTCAGTTGCACCCCATGAAAATTCAACTTTTACAGGGATATTGCGATCACTGAAATATTTTTTAGTAAAATTGACAAGCTCAGTTGAAATGGTCTTGCCTGCACAATCTTCTAGGGTTTTTATGGGAGAATCGTTTGGAACAGCAAGTACCCATTTTGCCTTCTGGGTGCTTACCTTTGAGTAAATAAGATCTGATATTATTTCTACATCTGACTCATTTTCCAATATCCAGTCAAGCCCAGTAAGCCCTACATCAAGCACACCACTTTCCACATATTTTGACATCTCCTGAGCTCGCACAAGTGAACAGGAAATTTCAGGATCATCAATACTTGGGAAGTAATTTCGTGACGATACTGATATTGAAAAACCTGCACGCTTAAAAAGCTCTATAGTTGCACTCTCTAAACTTCCTTTTGGTATTCCTAACTTAATAAGGCTCATTTTTTATCTCCATATTTATCTTCAGGATTAAAGATTTTTATTCCGTCTGTTTTCAAACTATCACCTTCAACTACCCGGTAAAAACAGCTGCGATAGCCAGTATGGCAGGCTGCATCCCCTATCTGATTAATTTTAATTAATACACAATCATTGTCACAATCAATGCGAATTTCCTTAACCTCCTGGACATTACCAGAAGATTCACCTTTTTTCCATAATTGATTTCGTGACCTGCTCCAATAATGAACTATACCTGTTTTTAATGTTAGTTCAAATGCCTCTTTGTTCATAAACGCAACCATCAGGATTTCGCCAGTTTTATAGTCCTGTGCCACTGCTGGAACCAGCCCGTCTAACTTGGTAAAATCAAGCTCTATCATTGTTATATCCTCATTTATTATTTATTTAAAAGATTAATCCTATGAACTATCTCCTTAAAAAACTAAAAGTAATAAATTAAAATTTATATATACAACTATAATAATATGCGATAGACTATTAATATCACAGAGTTACCTGAAAATCTGTAAAATGTATTTATAAAACACTAAAATTCTATTGACAAATGTTTTTTTGAAATATCAGCAGTATTTATTCTTTTATTATAAGTATATAGCTTAATACTGTTCTCCTTTGGATTATTGCGGTCTATACTATTAATTTTAATTTGTGTGTGAGGGTATCAATGGATTATTCTAAAACCGTTAATCTCCCTTCTTCGGATTTCCCCATGAAGGCAAATCTCCCAGTGCGTGAACCTCAGATGTTACAGCAATGGGAAAAGATGGACATATACAAACTGATTCAGCAATCCCGTGAAGGCAATGAATTATATATTTTGCATGATGGCCCCCCATATGCTAACGGGCACATACACCTTGGGCATGCATTAAATAAGATACTCAAAGACATTATTGTTAAACATAAAACGATGAGTGGATATAAGGCACCTTTTGTACCTGGTTGGGACTGTCATGGGCTTCCTATTGAATTGCAAGTAACAAAAGAGTTGGGCCCAAAAGCCAAACAAATGCCAAAGCAGGATATTCGCAAATTGTGCAGAGAGTATGCCCAAAAATTTATTGATATCCAAAAGGAAGAATTCAAACGCTTGGGCGTATTTGGCCAGTTTGACAACCCCTACTTAACCATGTCAGTGGATTATGAAGCCACAATACTTGAAATTTTTGGCTCGCTTTTTGAAAGAGGATTTATCACTAAAGGGAAAAAACCCATTTACTGGTGCCCAACATGCGTGACTGCTCTTGCTGAAGCCGAAGTGGAATATCACGATCACTCCTCACCATCAATTTTTGTTAAATTCAAGGTGGATCCAGCATCAGTTACATTTAAGGGTGTGGATGCTAATAACCTGTATGTGGTAGTATGGACAACCACGCCATGGACATTGCCTGCTAACCTAGCGGTATGCTTTCATCCTGATTTTGACTACTCCGCATATAACGCTGGTAATGAATACTACATCATGGCTGATGGCCTTGCAGAATCATTTGCCACTGTAACTGGCCATACACTTGGCGAAAAGATACCACTATCTATTGATAATGTTCGTTCTCTGAAAGTATACCATCCTTTTATCGAAAGGGAATCAAAAGTCATTTTTGGCGATTTTGTTACCTTGGATCAGGGTACTGGTATTGTCCATATTGCCCCGGGTCACGGACTTGAAGATTATATTGTTGGCCTTGAATACGGCCTTGATGTGTTCTGCCCTGTAGATGATGAAGGTAAATTTACCGACGAATTTGCCCCAATGAAAGGAGTCAATGTCTTTGACGCTAATCCTAAAATCATTAACCTGTTAAAAGAAAATAATATGCTTATTTTTACCAGCGATATAGAGCACTCATACCCACATTGCTGGCGGTGCAAACAGCCTCTTATCTTCAGGGCCACTGCACAGTGGTTTATGCTTATCGATCATAACGATATGCGACAGCTTGCATTGCAGGCAACGGAGGATACACAATGGATACCGGAATGGGGCAAACTCAGATTTAAGGGCATGGTGGAAACACGCCCTGACTGGTGCCTGTCTCGCCAGCGATCCTGGGGGGTACCTATTCCTTCATTCTACTGTAAAAAATGCGGCAAAAATCAGATGAATGCCCAAACAATATTTTATTTTGCTAAGATTTCACGTGAACGAACCATTGAATCATGGTATACCGATGAAATTCACAGCCTCATTCCTCCGGATTTTACTTGTGAGTGTGGCAGTGACAGCTTTGAAAAAGAATATGATATCCTTGACGTGTGGTTTGACTCTGGCGTTTCACACTTTGCTGTGCTTGACAGCCGTGATGACCACCGCTGGCCAGCTGACCTTTACCTAGAAGGAAGCGACCAACACCGTGGTTGGTTTCAGTCTTCACTGTGGCCTGCACTGGCATTGCGGCAACGTGCTCCATATGATACAGTCCTGACACATGGCTTTGTACTTGATGACCAAGGGAGAGCTATGAGTAAGTCGCTTGGCAATGTCATTCCGCCCGATGATATTATCAACAAATTTGGTGCTGATATCCTTCGCCTTTGGGTTGCTTCTGAGGACTACCGCAATGACGTGCGTATTGGCTATGACATGGTGCAGCAGATTGCTGATTCATACCGCAAAATCCGCAACACCTTCAAATTTATGATAGGCAACTGTGCTGACTTTCATCCATCTCTGTGTGTTGATTACGATGAGCTATCGGATATAGATAAATGGATACTTCATAAACTACATGTACTTTCAAAACAGGTGCGTGAACATTATGAAAAGTACGAGTTTCACCTTGTATACCGACGAATTCTTAACTTCTGCGCTGTTGACCTTTCATCACTGTATTTTGATATTTCAAAAGATATTTTGTATGTAGAAGCCAAGGATTCAAAACTACGAAGAGCAAACCAGACAGTGCTGTACCATGTAACAGAAACAATGCTGAGGCTTATTGCACCTGTGTTGGCATTTACCGCTGAAGAGATATGGCAATTCTTAGGTAAGGAAGGTTCAGTGCATGCTGATGTATACATGGAACTGCCTAATGAATGGCATAATGAAGCACTTGCTAAAAAAATGGATGTGTGCTTTGATATAAAAAAGGACGTCCTGAAAGCGTTGGAGATAGCACGCAAGGAAAAGATGATTGGCAGTTCCCTTGAAGCTGATGTGCATATCTTTACCACAAGCCCTTCCACAAAAGAATTACTTGAATCCATGAGCGATAGCAAACGCTTTTTCCAAGTGGCCCAGGTACACATTGCAAATCAAAAGCTTTCAGGCATGGCCGATTATGAAAATAGCTCAATACTGGTGGCAAAATCAGACGGGAAAAAATGTGTGCGATGCTGGAATTATTCGCATGACATTGGAACACATCCAGAGCATCCAGAACTCTGTAAACGGTGTACTGATATTGTCTTGAAACTTGATGTGAAGTGAAAGTTTTGAATTTTGTGTTAATGTGCTGAATTATCATATTTAGTCATTTTGACTTCGAGAACCACCAGGAAAATAAAGTGTTGTATTGTCGTTCTGAGCAGAAGCAGAATCTAAAATTAAAAAAGAGATCCTGAGGTCGCATCGCGACCTCAGGATGACATAAAGAAGAATCTTAATCATTTTTATGGAGATAGAGTGTACAAATGACAAAGACAACAAAAAACACACTGATAGCCGTCATGATTTTTATTGTTATTCTTGCTAGCGATATTATCACAAAAGCACTTGTGGAAAAATACATTTCCATCTATGAACGTGTCAATGTGCTTGGCAGCTTTGTACAGCTAACTCTCATCTACAATCAGGGAGGAATATTTGGCATACTGCAAGGTTACCAGCAATTCTTTCTTGTTGTTTCTATTGTTGTATTACTGCTTCTTATTGGATATTTCATATTAGAAAAAAACAAAACGCTTATTTTCACTATAAGCATGGGGCTCATCTGTGCTGGAGCTATCGGCAATATTCTGGATAGGATTACTGGCAAGCCCGGAGTTGTTGACTTTATCTATATTGGAAGTGATGAGGTATTCCGCTGGCCAGCATTCAATGTTGCTGATTCATCAATTGTGGTAGGTGCCACGCTGCTTGTGATCCATCAGCTTCTGGAAGAAAAAAAGAGGAAGCAGCATGAAAAAAAATATCAGTAAGTGTCAACAATTGTAACGGTCCCTTTTGCTATTTCTTTTTCTTTAACAGTTACGGATACAATGTAGGTACCCTCAGCGTATATTGAAAACGGTATTGCTGCAGAAGACATATCTGGATTTATGGCATATTCAAATCGGGTGTATTCTGGCTGACTGTATTTCTTTTGTTCGTACACAATAACTGTTGCCCTGTCACTACCAAAAGGCTCCTGTGCGGAAACATACAAAGTCATATCACCAGTAGTAAATTGGGAGCCGCAATTGACTGGCTTACCATCCTTATCAACACCTTCACAAAACTGCAGGGGACTTTCTTTGCCACAGGCTACCATGCCTATAATAGCTATAATCAATAACAGTTTATTACAAAAGCGAACCCTGAATATCCTCATCATCTTCTATTTCTCCTGTATCTTCTTTTACACGTAAGGGTTTTTTCTGAATCGTGCCATCAGGCTGCTTTTGTAATACTTCAATTTTACGCTCAGCTTCTTCTAACTTTTGCCTGCAAAATTGTGCAAGCTGCACACCTCTCTCATAAAACTGAATAGACTGCTCTAACGTCAGCTCACCTGACTCCAGCTTTGAAGCTATTGTTTCAAGTTCTTCCAGCGCTTCTTCAAATGTTAATTTTTTAGCCTTTCTTTCCAAAGCCTACCTCAGTGCGTACTGATTGTATTTCACATTCAAGCGACCCGTCATATACAATAACGTGGACACTATCTCCCCGGTGAACATTTGTGATAGAAGAAATTACCCTATTATCCTTCATAGTAATGGAATATCCACGTTTCAACACATTCACCGGAGAAAGATGTTCCACCTTGCTTGCTTGCATCATAAAGATGTGCCAGTAGTTTTGCAATCTATTTTTCATGATAAGCTGTAAATCCTTTAAACTGCTCAGACGTTCTCGTGCACCTGCAATATGCTTGTGCATTGCTGCAAGCATCCTGTTTTGGGTATCAGCAAGAGCAAGTTCGTAATTTTCAACCATACTTAATGGATTCTGGAACACCCGACGCCTTGTAACAAGAGCAATGCGGTTGTTAAAAGTTTGCACCATCATAAAAAGCCTGCGAAGCATTCGCTGCGTGGAATTATTTATAGTTGCCAGCAGATCATCTTTTACCGGTACTGCAATCTCAGCAGCAGCCGACGGCGTTGGTGCAGCAACATCACTGGCCAAATCACTTAAGGGATGGTCAATCTGATGTCCCACTGCAGATATAATTGGTACACGTGATGAAGCAAATGCACGTACTACAGCCTCTTCGTTAAATGCCATCAAATCTTCAAATGAACCGCCTCCACGTCCAGCAATAATGACATCTACTCCCCACTCAGGCTTATTCAGCTCCCGAATTCCGGTAACTATCGACTCAACTGCTCCCTCACCCTGCACCTTTACGGGGGCAATGACAATCTCAATATTAGGGAAGCGACGCATTGCCACCTTAATAATGTCACGAATAGCAGCACCGGTTGGTGAGGTAACTACCCCAATCCGCCGTGGCAATGCTGGTAATGGTTTTTTGCGCTCTGGCGAAAACAGCCCTTCTTTATATAATTTTTCTTTAAGCTTTTCAATCCGCTGCAACAACTCGCCAATACCTTCTTTACGGATTCTATACACAATAAACTGATATGAACCGCGCTTTTCAAACACAGTAACACCACCAAATGCCACCACACTCATACCTTCTTCAAGTCTGAAATCCAGATTTTTATTGGCGTGCTTGAAAAACACACTCTGAATTACCGCTTGTTCATCTTTTAATGAAAAATAGATATGACCCGATGAATGATAGGTAAGGTTAGAAATCTCACCCTTGACCCATACGCCGTTAAGCTCTGGCGTTGACTCAATCAGCCGTTTCAGTATTCC carries:
- the hisG gene encoding ATP phosphoribosyltransferase, translated to MSLIKLGIPKGSLESATIELFKRAGFSISVSSRNYFPSIDDPEISCSLVRAQEMSKYVESGVLDVGLTGLDWILENESDVEIISDLIYSKVSTQKAKWVLAVPNDSPIKTLEDCAGKTISTELVNFTKKYFSDRNIPVKVEFSWGATEAKVVEGLVDAIVEVTETGSTIKAHGLKIIYTLLETNTKLIANKQSMNDKVKRAKIKQIALLLRGALNANNLVGIKMNVPEDKLPDVIKLIPSLTSPTISKLYNATWFSVESVINESVVRDLIPKLINAGADGIIEYPLNKVVSQEDVCLK
- the hisI gene encoding phosphoribosyl-AMP cyclohydrolase — its product is MIELDFTKLDGLVPAVAQDYKTGEILMVAFMNKEAFELTLKTGIVHYWSRSRNQLWKKGESSGNVQEVKEIRIDCDNDCVLIKINQIGDAACHTGYRSCFYRVVEGDSLKTDGIKIFNPEDKYGDKK
- the ileS gene encoding isoleucine--tRNA ligase, which codes for MDYSKTVNLPSSDFPMKANLPVREPQMLQQWEKMDIYKLIQQSREGNELYILHDGPPYANGHIHLGHALNKILKDIIVKHKTMSGYKAPFVPGWDCHGLPIELQVTKELGPKAKQMPKQDIRKLCREYAQKFIDIQKEEFKRLGVFGQFDNPYLTMSVDYEATILEIFGSLFERGFITKGKKPIYWCPTCVTALAEAEVEYHDHSSPSIFVKFKVDPASVTFKGVDANNLYVVVWTTTPWTLPANLAVCFHPDFDYSAYNAGNEYYIMADGLAESFATVTGHTLGEKIPLSIDNVRSLKVYHPFIERESKVIFGDFVTLDQGTGIVHIAPGHGLEDYIVGLEYGLDVFCPVDDEGKFTDEFAPMKGVNVFDANPKIINLLKENNMLIFTSDIEHSYPHCWRCKQPLIFRATAQWFMLIDHNDMRQLALQATEDTQWIPEWGKLRFKGMVETRPDWCLSRQRSWGVPIPSFYCKKCGKNQMNAQTIFYFAKISRERTIESWYTDEIHSLIPPDFTCECGSDSFEKEYDILDVWFDSGVSHFAVLDSRDDHRWPADLYLEGSDQHRGWFQSSLWPALALRQRAPYDTVLTHGFVLDDQGRAMSKSLGNVIPPDDIINKFGADILRLWVASEDYRNDVRIGYDMVQQIADSYRKIRNTFKFMIGNCADFHPSLCVDYDELSDIDKWILHKLHVLSKQVREHYEKYEFHLVYRRILNFCAVDLSSLYFDISKDILYVEAKDSKLRRANQTVLYHVTETMLRLIAPVLAFTAEEIWQFLGKEGSVHADVYMELPNEWHNEALAKKMDVCFDIKKDVLKALEIARKEKMIGSSLEADVHIFTTSPSTKELLESMSDSKRFFQVAQVHIANQKLSGMADYENSSILVAKSDGKKCVRCWNYSHDIGTHPEHPELCKRCTDIVLKLDVK
- the lspA gene encoding signal peptidase II, with protein sequence MTKTTKNTLIAVMIFIVILASDIITKALVEKYISIYERVNVLGSFVQLTLIYNQGGIFGILQGYQQFFLVVSIVVLLLLIGYFILEKNKTLIFTISMGLICAGAIGNILDRITGKPGVVDFIYIGSDEVFRWPAFNVADSSIVVGATLLVIHQLLEEKKRKQHEKKYQ
- the xseB gene encoding exodeoxyribonuclease VII small subunit gives rise to the protein MERKAKKLTFEEALEELETIASKLESGELTLEQSIQFYERGVQLAQFCRQKLEEAERKIEVLQKQPDGTIQKKPLRVKEDTGEIEDDEDIQGSLL
- the xseA gene encoding exodeoxyribonuclease VII large subunit — encoded protein: MIEEIENHETVYSVSDITGILKRLIESTPELNGVWVKGEISNLTYHSSGHIYFSLKDEQAVIQSVFFKHANKNLDFRLEEGMSVVAFGGVTVFEKRGSYQFIVYRIRKEGIGELLQRIEKLKEKLYKEGLFSPERKKPLPALPRRIGVVTSPTGAAIRDIIKVAMRRFPNIEIVIAPVKVQGEGAVESIVTGIRELNKPEWGVDVIIAGRGGGSFEDLMAFNEEAVVRAFASSRVPIISAVGHQIDHPLSDLASDVAAPTPSAAAEIAVPVKDDLLATINNSTQRMLRRLFMMVQTFNNRIALVTRRRVFQNPLSMVENYELALADTQNRMLAAMHKHIAGARERLSSLKDLQLIMKNRLQNYWHIFMMQASKVEHLSPVNVLKRGYSITMKDNRVISSITNVHRGDSVHVIVYDGSLECEIQSVRTEVGFGKKG